The DNA segment GACTGCCTTAGTCGCCTGAAATCGGCGTTTGCCAAGAACGACCAGTCGCGCTCACTGCGGAAACTTACTGCAGTGCCGACTGGTCATAGACCTCACGGTCGGCTCTCGACCCGATCGCGTTCCGAATCGATTCATCCAAGCTTTCGCTTGCGAACTGGACCGATCCATCGCACATCAACATGTGCGCGCCGCCAGTGTGAAAACTGCTGACCGACATTTCGAGCTGTTCCTTGGGAACATCCCGCAAGTTGATTCCGTACTTCAACGACATCAACGCTTCGGAAAAGTCAGTTCCTCGGGCACGATCGAAATCGGGATGATAGAGCGAGAAGTGGTCACAAATTCCACACTCGTGCAAATCGATGTAGCGAGTCTCTGAGACCAGCACGGTATGACTTAGCCCGTCCAGGATTCCATTGAACCGAATCGCAGGTGGCCACGGCGGCTGACTTGGATCCGACACGCAATCCGTCACGCGCAGGACACCGTTACCGGCTTCCATTCCGCGATATCCCGACGCCGAATACGTGTCGCGCTGAACATCGCTACCGGCATTCCCCAGATAGCTGTTGAGTGCACGTCCGGTCAGCAAATCGATCTCTTCGCCAAAATGGCTTGGGCCCGGTTGGCTAGGACATCGGTAGGTCGGAATTGCCGCTCGCGCCAACTCTCGCAAGCGATCGCTTTCGGGTGAATTGGACGTTGCCGTGCCATCGTCACCCTGCGGGGTCCGTTCCCACAGCGCGGTCTGTTCAATGAACGGCAAAATATCAGTCGTCCAGCTTTGTCCCCAGCCGCCTTTGGCGCCCCAAGGCATCGCTCGGTACGTCGATTCATAGTTGTGGATCGCCAAACCGATTTGCCGCAGATGGTTTTGACATTGGACGCGACGAGCTGCCTCGCGGGCTGCTTGAACAGCAGGCAGCAAGAGGGCGACTAAGATTCC comes from the Rubripirellula reticaptiva genome and includes:
- a CDS encoding DUF1559 domain-containing protein — translated: MAFTLIELLVVIAIIGILVALLLPAVQAAREAARRVQCQNHLRQIGLAIHNYESTYRAMPWGAKGGWGQSWTTDILPFIEQTALWERTPQGDDGTATSNSPESDRLRELARAAIPTYRCPSQPGPSHFGEEIDLLTGRALNSYLGNAGSDVQRDTYSASGYRGMEAGNGVLRVTDCVSDPSQPPWPPAIRFNGILDGLSHTVLVSETRYIDLHECGICDHFSLYHPDFDRARGTDFSEALMSLKYGINLRDVPKEQLEMSVSSFHTGGAHMLMCDGSVQFASESLDESIRNAIGSRADREVYDQSALQ